One Conger conger chromosome 7, fConCon1.1, whole genome shotgun sequence genomic window, ccttgtgttgtcttaagggtcaaaaatgaacCGCCACTGTGTTTAAccgcagagaaaaccccctaaatgatcttttttcaacttctGCAACttcatgacaaagtttgtgatgagtgaccgGTTGTTTtaaatagatttgaaaaatagaaattaaattaagctgtattttaggggtttagtgaaggtgggtcattttttaccattaggacaaggggagtatacagaatgttaagactacacgaGGGTTAAACTGCTCTTAAATAGCACATTAGATTCAATCAGCTTTTGTTTTTAACTTTGACTCATAGCTAACCGCAAATCTGCATTTTCTTCTTCATAAACATAGTTTGGCATATTCAGCAATAACTAAAAATAACTTGCTAAATGAGTTCAAAGGAAATGCAGGCagtgcagctttttttcatgAAGTCTAAGGACACATGTTGATTGAGTCCAGAACTAAGGCTGGACATGACACAGATTTGTTAACTTCTCAACTTTGTCAGCTTGTGGTTGCTGTATACAAACACATATTACGTGATTTATTTCTCAATTATTGTTTCCAGAGAAAGATTAAATATAAAGAGTCACTGTTAAGTTTCTATAATGATAGCAAGGAAGTAACCATTTGAAATTAAGATTCAGTAGATATcatagcaataataatattgtcagtgatttatttgatttaattctgGTCAGTAAGAGCTCTCGGATATTATGTGAGAAGGCTGAATCTTTCTtcagaaaataacttttttcagaTGACAGTACATCCCAAGTTCCTgcacactgtaaatatttaaaattttaatattGATTGGAGAATTAATATTTCAAAGTGGGACTATTTCAGCAACGAGAAGGCACATTTCATCTGTTATAGATCATCTCTGCCATGGAAGGTAAAGATGAaattgaaactgtaaaaatattCTACTCCTACTCCACCTccctctattctctctctccacctccccctattctctatccttctcttcctatcctctctccctctctacctccccctATTATCtatccctctctacctcccactattctctcttcctctcttcctcctattctctctccctctctccctctctccctctctacctccccttattctctatccctctccatCACCCcctattctctctccctctcttcccctattctctctctctacctcctccaTTCTCTATCCTTCTCCCcctattctctctccctctcctcctcctcttattctctctccctctccagcttCAGAGGAAGAGGCACATTGGGAATGACATTGTGGCAGCGGTTTTCCAGGAAGAGCCAACACCATTTGTGCCGGACATGATTGCCTCCAACTTCCTCCATGCTTACATCCTGGTCCAGGTGGAAAACCCCTGTACAGAGCACACTACCTACAAGGTATTCAGTCCTGTCATCAAGCGCTGTAGTTCCTGTTCCTCTAGTCCTGGCTTGACGTAGTGCTGGCTTTTCGCTACACTTTAAGTAAATGACAAGTCTAGATGAGCTGAATAGCCTCATAGCTATTATACATATCTGATTTCAGAGTTTTAACGGAAGAcacagaagcagccattgttaTAGCCATTGAGTTTTGACAGAGAAAGTATGGACTCCTTTGGTTTTCAGCCTAGACTCCCGAACAGCCTGCATTGTTGTCTTAAGATCATAATAGCCCTCTTATCAGCCCTCGTCCTACACCACGCACGCCATGTAGAGAATCGCTGTTGTCCTCTTTCCACCGACAGGTGTCTGTTACCGCCCGGGAGGACGTGCCAACCTTCGGCCCGCCACTCCCGAACCCGGCTGTCTTCAAAAAGGTGAGGGGTACAGATCCCGCCGCCAGATTGATGTCACCTTCTGCGCCCGCGACCTCGCTGTGTTCGGGTGAGCTGTCAGAATGAGTGGTGCCCTTGTGCTAATGGAAATTCTGCTGACCTCCCAGGGCCCCGAGTTCCGGGAGTTCTTACTGACTAAGCTGATAAACGCGGAGAACGCCTGCTACAAGTCGGACAGATTTGCCAAGCTGGAGGTGAGAGGAAACCAATGTCTAGTGAGTGAATAGTGTACGAACATGTGAATGTGTAAGGGCGTATGTGTACTCTATGCATCAGGTTTTGTGCTCGTCTTTCTGTTAGATGGCCCTACCCTATGgatttgtttcctttttgttCATAAACAATTTCAGTTGTTGCTGCAATTTAACAAATGTGCCCtcgtgtatatgtgtttgtatgcctgtgtgtgtgtggttatgtgcttccatgtttgtgtgtgcctgtgtgctccaTGTTTACATACGTGTGTTTGCTTgcatatgtgtgcgcatgtctgtgtgtttgcatacgtgtctgtgtatatgtgtatgtatgcgttcCCAAACATGcacgtttgtgtgcatgtgtgcgtgcgcatgtgtatgcacttgtgttcgtgcgtgtgtgtgtgtgtgtgtgtgcatgcatgtgtatgtgtgtgtgcacgtgtgtgtgtacgtgcgtgcgtgcatgtgtgtgcacgtgtgtgtgtacctgcgtgcgtgcatgtgtatgtgcgtgcgtgtgtgtgcatgcatgggtgtgtgcgtgcctctgtgtgtgtgtgcatgcatgtgtgcgtgcctgtgtgtgtgtgtgtgtatatgcctgcgtgtgtgtgtacgtgcgtgcgtgcatgtgtatgtgcgtgcgtgtgtgtgtgtgcatgcatgtgtgcgtgcctgtgtgtgtgtgtatatgcctgtgtgtgtgccttaggGACGGACGCGGGCTGCCCTTCTGGATAACCTTCATGACGAGGTGCACAGACAGACGCAGGCCATGATGGGGCTGGGTCTGGGCTCAGACGAGGAGAAGCTGGAGAACGGCAGTCACGGGGGACTGCTCGAGTCCTTCAAGGTGAAAAGCCTCTCCGTCGGGCTCTGCCTGTTTGTGCTCATACCCATAATGCAATCCATTATTGTGTCATATTTCTGCTGATGTGGATCTGATATCATTGCTCTCCTTATGTGTCCCCGTGAATTAAACTGTACTGCAGGCAACAAAACTACCTCATCAATAAAAAGGGTGCATTCCACCATTACTGTCTCTTCCACGTGACATCACTGCCTCCCAGGCTCATTCACCAGCATACATTTGTTATCTATGACGTTTCTATGCCTTCATCACCGATTTATTCAATATAatccttttttcatttccattgtaTATTGCTTTATGCTAAGTGTTGTCATTAAGCTGTTTGTCTTTGTTTCCCTCTATTTTGCTCAGTGTTTcttccccttttctccctcccctagattctccatccctcccttctGATGAAACATAAACATGAACACTTGTCACATTGTTTATTCAGCTTCCTctttttatctgcatttatCAGTCAGATACAGAGTTAGTATGCTATATTAGTGATAACTGCAATAGTAGCAGGTATGAGTAAAGATATcacaaaatgtatatgtatcTCAACAAACTACCAActaaatccaaatccaaacttCAAATATCAAAATGAACTAGGAAATACTGGTGCTAAAATGTATTCCAATTGAAAGTAGTATTTTGTACTTTATGAATTCTGAAATTACACTTGCACTGTAGCACAGAAAGAGGCAGAAACACAATGCGTGTCTTGCAACAACTCTACTGTGGCCGACCAATGGTGCCGACTCATGGTTGGCCTCTGCAATCCCATACACACATGTGATTGGTTTCTTTAATAAACCAATCACATAGACACACGACACATTTCCTCATACCTATCCAATCACAGGCACACATCACTAATGGAGTGCCTTCTTAAATGAACAGTCAGACATCCCCAGGGCTGGTCATGGCCTGCACTGCTTCTGCATGTTTTGCTAGCTACTGCGCTGCTCACCTCCACCAGCCCAGGTACCAGCTTCTGTTTGGATCTGCTTCTAGATACTAGGGGGGCGGTTCTGGTATTCTTCCTCTAAAGTAGGGGAGATGTATTTTGCTCCTTTTTGATACATATTGCATTACatattggcatttggaagacgctcttatctagagtgacatacagttgattagactaagcaggagataatcctcccctggagcaatgcagggttgagggccttgctcaagggcccaacggctgtgcagatcttattgtggctacactgggatgagaaccaccgaccttgcgtgtcccagtcatttatcttagccactacgctacaggcccccctGATAGGGTAGTACATGATGGAATGGGCACTGTAGCACCTGAAGTAGATCTGATCATTGCCAAACCTAAAATATGTTTACTTACATATTCATTACAATATGTAATCCATATATGTGAGTTGATTGAACTGTTAAAATCCAGGTGAATTCTGCAGTTTTTCCATCTCCTTGTATGTAAACTAAGATAGCTCATTTAACTAGTTCTGTTTAACTCCAGATACCATTTAGCCAGGCcacataataatttaaaatattgatCTGTTTGTTACAATTTGACTGTTGGCATGTGTATGAAAGTGAGTATTTTGTCATTCAAAGTGTTTTTAAGCAATGTGTCACCCTACATATAAATATAGCATATATTCCATGGTGGCCATGTTTTTTGAGGCAGAAGAAATGTTTTCCCAAATAACATCAAATCAATTCTTTGCATAGATACACATTTGCTAGAGAAAATAAACAAGGCAACAGGGGGAGTCAGAAGCAGTTCAAGAAAAAACATGATGGATGGACTGTAATGACCCCCCCAGGGATGGCCTTTTAGCCCAAAGAATAGCCCTCAGATCTCAGTCTAATATTCTATAAAAAGTGGTACCAGGGATAGAGGGAAGGAATGTTTCTCATTTGCTTTTTGGAAAGTCTGAAGGCTTTGTGCATATACAAATCCTTCAAGGTATGTATAGCCTTGCTGGGCACAAACAAAGGAACCTTTTGGGAACCATCAACAGATGACAATTGGAAGGGAGAGTAACCTTGTGAAAGGCAGCAGAAATGCCCATTTGGTAAAtgcactgcatttatatagcacctgtCATTCACTTGCACTTCACCAATggcgaaaggctgccatgcaaggcaccaatcagcttgtcaggagaaattgggggttaCAtggcttgctcagggatactttgacacacacacgcagggtgGGGGGTCGAACCAACAACGCTCCTTCTGCCAGACAGCTGTTCTTAACTCCTGAGCTAACGTCCCCCCCGTTTCCTGGAAATGACAATATGTTAGCATATTTTTATCAGGCCAGATTTGACCTTTCATCtagttttccgcaccattcccAGATACTTCTGGTCTAGAGATGGCTAGCTGGCAAGATATTGGCAGCCACAGCTCACTATTAACTGTATTAACTACAGCTACCGCCTTTGCAAAGTTAGTGACTTGATGCCACATCAATTTGTTGGCTACAAAAGTGCACGTTCAACTCAGTTACAGTACTTATGTTGGATTGCTCAGTGCCATCTTGAAAGGTTGGTATAGTCCATCACTCTGGGGAAGTAACAGATGTGGGGCAGGGGGAGGCAAGGACAGGCAGGGGTGAATTGACAAGACTGTACTACCATGCACCACCTGCTTAGCAAATCCATTTATTGTGTCCTCATTTTGTATTTAGTATATTGGTCAAAGGATGAGTATCAAATAACCAGTATACGTGGCAATTGTTTTCAATATATAGATACAAAATATggcaaaaagaacagaaataattgaaatgcaatactaaatacatgtatttgaaataattgCCATCCCtaagtagtagcagtagtagcattCATTATAAGCAGGAACAGGAGTAGAATTAGAATGCACTGTTGTGTGATATATTCATTAATGTATAATGAATGTACCTCCATTTGCATACTTGCAAAAGGTTAAGCCTTCGCGCAtcccaaatatattttgttgaGGGGGTGAATAAGGTGAAACCGTCATGCAGTTGAAGAAAAAAACCTCCAGCCCTTTAAAGCTCGATCTCTGTATGAGTCAAACAAAAGTGATGCTTGTTTCAGGTTAGTGAGGTGTGTTAATGCTGTTCTTTTGTTCTACCGCACCCACCATTAGCATAGTCGTTTACCTCTTTCCTCCCCTGtgtcctcctgctctctctatcGCAGCGGGCAATGCGGGTGCGCAGTCACTCCATGGAGACCATGGTGGGGTCACATCGCCACCGGAGCCCaggagggggggcgggcggggtgcCGGCCAGCctgagtgggggggtggtgacTCAGACCAGCGCGGAGTGCACCAAGAGCACCTACACTGTGAGAGAGGGCCGGGGCAGGGGGAAACCACGTTCACATTGACGTCGTAGGaaatatattagtatatttGCCAATATAGTGTGTTGTGAAGAGTtgcaatatattaataatacaatacCTTGATAAGGAGGGAAATAGAGAAAACAAACAGTAGCTGATGTGATCAGAGAAAACAACAATCATTTATTCATAATATCTGATTAATATTATCATCTGTGAATATTAATGCCATCTCAATAGTCAGGTGTCAGCACAACTGCAGCGACTGTAGTCAAACTGATAGCAGCTGTTTGCATTGAAGGCTACAATCAGTTCTGACCCTAATGACTTTGACAACAAAAAGCACCAGCTAaagcaccctctctctctctctctctctctctctctctctctctcagcctccagCACTGTCTGCTAAGTCACCCCTGAAGAGCCCAGTGAAGCGAAGATCAGGACTTTTTCCTCGACTGCATTCCAGCACAGatagccagacagacagacattcaCGCAGGTCTGGTACCTCAACAGTGCACACAAATCACTGTTCACTTATGTATGGAGATACCTGttactgacacacaaacacacatgcatgcgtacacagctacacactcacacacatttctgTAACTGCCACATAAAAATATCATTGTGTTGCTTTGCTTCTATTTCTTTAGTGAGCAAAGGATTTCAGACAGCAGTCATCtgtcacaggaagtgaggtcagagCCCTCGTCAAACCCTAGCTCCCCAGAGATCTGCCCAAACAAGGAAAGGTGAGAGTGTCTGAGCTGGCCAAAATAACGttaaacttttttaaaaatttgtgGAAAGTTGTCAAGATATTGTGTTCAATATATAATTTACATGCATACAAAAATTGTCTTCAGAATATACCAGAAAAGCGTCAAAACGTTTTCAGAGAGCTTGTGCTCCCGCCCTCCTATTGAAAATGCCCGGGGGGGACACTGATGCATCTCTTTTCACTCTACCATCTCCAGGCCGTTCATCAAGCTGAAAGACTGCAGCAGTCGAGCCAACATCTCCCGCTCGTCCTCCAGCACCAGCAGCTTCAGCAGTGCCACTGGCGAGGGGGAGGCCCTGGAGGAGATGGACACTGTGAGCACCACGGTGAGTCGCCCTGGGGCACGGATAACAAGACAGGGAGCTCCTTACCGGTGTTACAACAGAGAGGAACGCCGCCATGTTCGTTGGTAGCATCCACTGGAACAACAGTGACACTGGCTGGGGGATTCTCCTTATATCCAAATGGAGCCCAGGAGAATTGTCGGAATGTATCCAATCGAATTCCCTGTGGGAATTTTTCTCATTGGTTGTTGCCAACATCGGCTGTGATTGGTGCAAGTCTTCTCTGTTGTACACCTAAGGTGACATCACAGCTGCTTTatccttattttattattcctggGAGGAGGCCAGGGACCCAGGCTTAGCCGGATATGAGCTATTCCTGCAGTAGGGACAGCAATGTAACCTGCAACGGGGGTCAAGGAAAGAAATATCAAAATGATCTGTtgaatactgtatattactcaTTTAAATAATCAATCTGTTAATGTATCTCTtcaaagtaacagaaataaaGTAGTAGTGCAGTAGGTGAAACTGACGATCTAGAAGCAAAGAAAAATCTTTCAATTCCATCAAAGCTGTAAACTTCCACTATCAGATTCCTGAAAATTGTGAAAATGGGGCCGTTAGAAAGCAACAGCAATGGCTCCTAAAATAGCATAACACACCTTCACTAACCTCCACTTCTGTAGCATTATTTATCTGTTGAAACTTTAATTGTGCTGCACCTTTACTAACACGGTTTAAGCTGCGACCTGCTCGTTAGCAAGGTCCACGCTCCACCAGCAGATTGAATAACGATGATCCTCTTTTCAACCCCCCAACACACGCACCTCCAGACCATCCAACCGCCCGTGACCTACCCCCCCGTGTACAGCCCCTCCCTCAGTGTGGAGAGCCAAGGTTCTGGAACCCCCGTAATCATGTGCCGCAGCCCCACAGGTAACCCTGTCAGCCAGGCCTGCCCCTGTCGCCCATATCACTCAACTGGACTGTTCTCCTGCACTGTAAGTCTCTCTGGACATGAGTCACGCTCgatgactgtaatgtaacactCTGCTCACTTTAGGGCCATACCCTGCCTCACACGAGCACAGCAACTTGTTTGCTTTGCTGCCCCCTAGTTTTTGTTTATGATATtgcttgaatttttttttctttctttcacccTTCCCCACCCCCCTAAAAAAAGACTTGAagagcaaaacatctccaagaTCCAACTTGAAGTTCCGCTTTGACAAGCTGAGCCACTCTACTGCAGTAAGTACTTGTGTGGGGCCCTTGTTAAGAAACACTTCCTGCTGAATGAATTCAGCACACCTGTTCTCTTCCCCTTTGGCAGGAATTTTTATTCACTGTCCTCTACCTTTTCAGACGGTTAGCTAACATTCGCGATCCATTGTGGCAAACTGAGAAAAAGCCACCAGTGTTGCTAACAATAATGTTCACTTTGCTGAATATACGTCAGGATAGTGAAACTGGTTTATAGTGAGTACTGTCATATTAAGGCAATACTGGCTTTAATTCAACTGACTTCACAATTAAAAAGTCACAAGGACAACACACAGTAGTTCTTGTGATActgtttcattaaaaattattaaaagTCTGTAATACAATTATTAAAAAGAATGTGAGAGATAGATCATTGAAAACAGAAATTAATACTAAATCTTAgtgatttaaaaacattatATCCTTATTGGTCGCACTGCACAGGTAGGTCTGTGTAGGGTTCTACTCCTGTGCAAAAAAGGAGAAAGTCTCCATCTTCAATgagcaatgtgtgtgtgggcgtgtgcatGTTAGCATGCATGAGTGTAACATGTACTGTATCTAACAAGTACTgtaagcatgcatgcatgtttgcataactgacttcctgttttcctacagagagggggggagttgTGATAGGAACAGCTTGTGAATTCTGCCTATCTTTTCTCCTCAAAAGAAACTCCAATACTGCTCCACTACTACTGCTGATGCTACAGTATTTCCACTCCCCCACTCATTGGGATGCCACTTGCTTTCCTTCTTGTACCTTTCCTGTATTAAATTGTACTAAAATTCATGACCTTGTTTCTGTCCCAGCAGTAGCAGCTGTCTGAAGGCCAGGTGAAGATCTGAGAGGTGGCTATGGAGTGAGGGGAAGAGACCATGTGCTGAAGTGGATGACATCCTCCattaacatcatcatcaaatGAACTGAGTCTTTCCAGGTTTCGGAGGAAGGGGAAGGAAAGGTGTCCCAAAAAAAGACAACTTTACGGAGAGGTGGCGAGTGATCCTTAAAGCTTCATTCACTGGGAAGCAAAGGAGGAGGACAGAGCTGAGAAGAAAGAAGATTGTCTGTAACAGTCTCATTCCCTTTCCCAAGCATTTTGCACATTCCAAGAGAACTGCCCCCTTGCCTATCCAATGCACAAGAACACATGCACGTAAATGCATATAATTGTACATGCATGTGCCCACATTcattcacatgcacaaacacatgtaaacacacacacagctacaaaaAAAGTTGAAATTCATATTAATTGGACATGCTTGGCAATCAGTTGGACCCCATTACTTCCTTCCCCCTCCAATGAAAACCAGCTCAGTCCTTGCAGGTCTCATCATCACCAGGGTTAATGAAATTAGcataaacataaatatgtttttaaaatatataaatgaaacaGAGGAGCTCCACCGACCATGTTAAAACCTACTCCATGACTGGTGGAGCTCCATTCTGTTTTAAAGTAAATTGTCTGTCTTACCCCTATTTCATTATGCAGGGTGAATAGAGCATTGATCCTGCCTCCATGTCACCTATACTGCTCCACCTGCCCTGTGTTTCAAGCCACTGTCACATTGTCACTCACTGCCCAAAAGCACATTAatgggaaggttttttttttccattcaggaAGTTTCTTCTCCACTGCCAGTGGTACTCTGCCTTGTTCATAATATGGTTTCAACAAGTGGAAATGcactatatgtacagtatatcggATCAGTTAAAGAGAAGAAAGGTTCTGGAGAAAACACCtaaaaatgacaatgaatggaacaatggtcccttcctttcatttttcattgttgttATTAAAACCTGACTGATCTCTAGCTGCTCCCGAAACATAATAACACAGGTGGACACCCTGCCTCACCCATGGTACGATCCTACCATATAAGCTCTTATACCTGTTGGTATACTGTAATAGAGATGTGTCTTGGTAAGCATTTCACATATATTGAGAAACAAGTAATGACTACTAATAGGGTCCAGCAACTGCACAGTACAAGTCTGCACAAAAAGGAATACAGCGCTCAACTTAAGCATCTGAAATCTACTTATTTGTGAAGTGTAGACAGTGCCCGGGCAGATATTTTATGGAATCCTGTGGAAAAAGGATATGTGAGAATGTTAAGTCTTAAGTACAGCAGAAAAAACTTTGGATTTTAGAAAATCACCCATTTCAAATGTACTCATTACAACTCATCAACCCATAATGGCTTTTGCCATCTGTCAAAAAGCTATTACTGTAACAggaataaaaacaatgttttttttttaagtgtcctTATTGGAAACGTAAAAATTCCCTTCAGAAATGGTGATTTGAGGTGAACTTGAGAAATGAAAAATAGTCATTACAAGTAAAAGTAAGTTATTCCTCAAAGGGACAATGCCCAAAAAGCGATGTTGGTACTCAACAGATTGTTTCTCGAAGATGTACAGAATCCAGGTTCTACTGTCAGAaatgtttaaagaaaataaaacaagaaatg contains:
- the LOC133132176 gene encoding rap1 GTPase-activating protein 2-like isoform X6 yields the protein MLRRKRSVSFGGFGWIDKSTLSALKGRKQEMLTISNVPLGECPPSPPRTAPPTMKSAEFFDMLEKMEVPKAEEPRTGPQRHKDDYIPYPRIEEVLDKGGPFPQVILPQFGGYWIEDAEALAGTPISTDSSFCDEDDGGGMSPSGPYGFRLECNSTARAYRRHFLGREHMNYYCTGSSLGNLILSLKHEEADSQEYLRIILRSRTKTIYDRISLAGLPQLPSVPQIAKLLCDDVTGLKFSPILYPRGSQLIVSFDEHEINNTFKFGVIYQKFGQTSEEELFGNNEETPAFTEFLNMLGDCVELQDFKGFRGGLDVSHGQTGSQSVYTVFRDRELMFHVSTKLPYTEGDPQQLQRKRHIGNDIVAAVFQEEPTPFVPDMIASNFLHAYILVQVENPCTEHTTYKVSVTAREDVPTFGPPLPNPAVFKKGPEFREFLLTKLINAENACYKSDRFAKLEGRTRAALLDNLHDEVHRQTQAMMGLGLGSDEEKLENGSHGGLLESFKRAMRVRSHSMETMVGSHRHRSPGGGAGGVPASLSGGVVTQTSAECTKSTYTPPALSAKSPLKSPVKRRSGLFPRLHSSTDSQTDRHSRSEQRISDSSHLSQEVRSEPSSNPSSPEICPNKERPFIKLKDCSSRANISRSSSSTSSFSSATGEGEALEEMDTVSTTTIQPPVTYPPVYSPSLSVESQGSGTPVIMCRSPTDLKSKTSPRSNLKFRFDKLSHSTAQ
- the LOC133132176 gene encoding rap1 GTPase-activating protein 2-like isoform X5, which codes for MFTPSVSACKDTLGDVRIDKSTLSALKGRKQEMLTISNVPLGECPPSPPRTAPPTMKSAEFFDMLEKMEVPKAEEPRTGPQRHKDDYIPYPRIEEVLDKGGPFPQVILPQFGGYWIEDAEALAGTPISTDSSFCDEDDGGGMSPSGPYGFRLECNSTARAYRRHFLGREHMNYYCTGSSLGNLILSLKHEEADSQEYLRIILRSRTKTIYDRISLAGLPQLPSVPQIAKLLCDDVTGLKFSPILYPRGSQLIVSFDEHEINNTFKFGVIYQKFGQTSEEELFGNNEETPAFTEFLNMLGDCVELQDFKGFRGGLDVSHGQTGSQSVYTVFRDRELMFHVSTKLPYTEGDPQQLQRKRHIGNDIVAAVFQEEPTPFVPDMIASNFLHAYILVQVENPCTEHTTYKVSVTAREDVPTFGPPLPNPAVFKKGPEFREFLLTKLINAENACYKSDRFAKLEGRTRAALLDNLHDEVHRQTQAMMGLGLGSDEEKLENGSHGGLLESFKRAMRVRSHSMETMVGSHRHRSPGGGAGGVPASLSGGVVTQTSAECTKSTYTPPALSAKSPLKSPVKRRSGLFPRLHSSTDSQTDRHSRSEQRISDSSHLSQEVRSEPSSNPSSPEICPNKERPFIKLKDCSSRANISRSSSSTSSFSSATGEGEALEEMDTVSTTTIQPPVTYPPVYSPSLSVESQGSGTPVIMCRSPTDLKSKTSPRSNLKFRFDKLSHSTAQ